In a single window of the Nilaparvata lugens isolate BPH chromosome 1, ASM1435652v1, whole genome shotgun sequence genome:
- the LOC111049491 gene encoding uncharacterized protein LOC111049491, whose translation MKCKNIPAEFHRERVGVASSADARFTHNKIEEWIDNLDIHAYGRLSLEIVDAPPVLYLDFLSILSLKLNWFVAASTELAIIPHNQEYHHLFHLTISYGLVIYTL comes from the exons ATGAAGTGCAAGAATATTCCGGCTGAGTTCCATCGTGAAAGAGTTGGCGTTGCATCTAGTGCAGATGCTCGATTCACCCATAACAAGATCGAAG AATGGATTGATAATCTTGATATTCATGCTTATGGCAGGCTCTCTCTTGAAATAGTAGATGCTCCTCCAGTGCTCTATTTGGATTTTCTATCAATACTAAGCTTGAAG TTGAACTGGTTTGTCGCCGCTTCAACGGAACTTGCTATTATACCACACAACCAAGAATATCACCATCTATTTCACTTGACTATTTCGTATGGATTGGTGATTTATACACTTTGA